Proteins from one Geomonas agri genomic window:
- a CDS encoding GxxExxY protein — protein sequence MEANLITGHIIDAALKVHTTLGPGLLESAYEACLNHELVKRGFRTATQVCLPVFYDGVTIDLGYRVDLLVEEQIIVELKALEKLHPVHKAQLLSYLKLSKKKLGLLLNFGELHLKDGIERIIL from the coding sequence ATGGAAGCTAATCTCATTACAGGGCATATCATCGATGCAGCTCTCAAAGTCCATACGACACTTGGTCCCGGGTTATTGGAAAGCGCCTACGAGGCATGTCTCAATCACGAACTGGTAAAACGAGGCTTTAGGACTGCCACCCAAGTGTGCCTCCCTGTCTTTTACGACGGGGTGACTATTGACTTGGGGTACCGGGTCGACCTTCTTGTGGAAGAGCAGATCATCGTAGAGCTAAAGGCCCTGGAAAAACTGCACCCTGTCCACAAAGCGCAGCTCCTGTCATATCTCAAGTTGAGTAAAAAGAAGTTAGGCCTTCTCCTGAACTTTGGAGAACTCCACCTGAAGGACGGTATTGAAAGGATTATCCTCTGA
- a CDS encoding NADH-quinone oxidoreductase subunit N, with amino-acid sequence MTLADLYSIMPIIITAAGALFVLLVGPVLLSASLTAIGVTTSAAAGIWAALSTPTSTQAVTGLAFTPLARFLIPLFCFAAALTLLLSHSYNERRGIKGEEFPATVLFALFATCVLPCATNMLVLFLALESVSFAFYILVSMDLNRAESGEAGLKYLLLGAVAAAFTAFGFALLFTGSGTLQLSGALARPDNRAIISAGWGVILVGMAFKLSLVPGHLWTPDVYQGAPAPVSAFLSTSSKVAAAALLLMLLALSPPMVELRVPLAALSVLSMVLGNLAALPQQNIKRMLAYSSVAHMGYLALALMSGSRDGYAAVLLYGAVYTAMNLAAFGAISSLSVEQERELITDYAGLGFTAPLRGGVLALAMISLAGIPPAAGFVGKFFIFYSAIKGGAIALAIIGILCAAASAYFYLRVVAQLYMHRGEAPAPKPVSLAEGIALCCASIMILVIGVYPGPLLGAIEAALH; translated from the coding sequence ATGACGCTTGCTGATTTATATTCCATCATGCCGATTATCATCACTGCGGCGGGGGCGCTGTTCGTGCTGCTGGTCGGACCGGTGCTCTTGTCGGCTAGCCTTACCGCCATCGGCGTGACGACCTCGGCGGCCGCAGGCATCTGGGCAGCCCTCTCGACACCGACATCCACTCAGGCAGTCACGGGCCTTGCGTTCACGCCGCTGGCCAGGTTCCTGATCCCGCTCTTTTGCTTCGCCGCTGCGCTTACCCTGCTCCTCTCCCACAGCTACAATGAACGCCGCGGCATCAAGGGGGAGGAATTCCCCGCCACGGTGCTCTTCGCCCTGTTCGCCACCTGCGTGCTCCCCTGTGCAACCAATATGCTGGTGCTGTTCCTCGCGCTGGAATCGGTCTCCTTCGCCTTCTACATCCTGGTCAGCATGGACCTGAACCGGGCAGAATCGGGTGAGGCGGGACTGAAGTACCTGCTGCTCGGAGCGGTCGCCGCCGCGTTCACCGCCTTCGGCTTCGCCCTGCTCTTCACCGGCAGCGGCACTCTTCAACTCTCTGGCGCCCTGGCCCGCCCCGACAACCGCGCCATCATCTCGGCAGGGTGGGGTGTCATCCTCGTAGGGATGGCTTTCAAACTCTCCCTGGTCCCTGGGCACCTCTGGACGCCGGACGTCTACCAAGGCGCCCCCGCACCCGTTTCCGCCTTTCTCTCCACTAGCTCCAAAGTGGCGGCAGCGGCGCTTCTGCTGATGCTGCTGGCCTTGTCCCCCCCCATGGTAGAGCTTCGTGTTCCGCTCGCCGCATTGTCGGTGCTTTCCATGGTGCTTGGCAACCTTGCCGCGCTGCCGCAGCAGAATATAAAGAGGATGCTGGCCTACTCCTCGGTGGCGCACATGGGATACCTGGCCCTCGCCCTGATGAGCGGCAGTCGTGACGGCTACGCCGCGGTCCTGCTCTACGGCGCGGTCTACACCGCCATGAACTTGGCCGCCTTCGGCGCCATCTCCTCTCTTTCGGTCGAGCAGGAGAGAGAACTGATCACTGACTATGCCGGGCTCGGCTTCACTGCTCCCTTGCGCGGCGGCGTGCTGGCTCTCGCCATGATCTCCCTGGCGGGCATTCCGCCGGCAGCAGGCTTTGTCGGTAAGTTCTTCATCTTCTACTCCGCCATAAAGGGTGGCGCTATCGCCCTCGCTATCATCGGCATCCTATGCGCCGCGGCTTCCGCCTATTTCTACCTCAGGGTGGTAGCTCAGCTCTACATGCACCGCGGAGAAGCTCCAGCGCCCAAGCCTGTCTCGCTTGCCGAGGGCATCGCCCTCTGCTGCGCATCTATCATGATCCTGGTAATTGGGGTTTACCCCGGGCCACTGCTGGGGGCAATCGAGGCGGCGTTGCACTGA